GAGCGCCTTCTTGCCGGCGATCGGCCCGGCCGCTTCGATCTTGTCGAGGAACCAGTCGATTTGCGAATCGTTCACTTTCCTCGCCTGATTGAGCATTTTCAGCGGTACGCTGCGCCGGCCGGCGAGGTGCAGCAGTTCGTTCACGTCTTTCGGGAAGCAGGAGCCGCCGTAGCCGATGCCGGCGTACAGGTGATGCGGGGAAATGCGCGGATCCATGCCCATCCCTTTGGCGACGTCCGCAATGTCGGCCCCGACCGCGTCGGCGAGCCGCGCCATTTCGTTGATGAACGAAATTTTCGCCGCGAGGAAGCCGTTCGACGCGTATTTAATGAGTTCGGCCGTTTCGTATCCGCAGGTGAAGTACGTCGTCGGAAGCCCGTCGTACAGCTGCTTCACCTTCTCGATCGCCTCCGGATTGTCGCCGCCGATGACCGTGCGGGACGGATGGAACGAGTCGTGCAGCGCCTCCCCTTCGCGCAGAAACTCCGGGTTGGACACGACGTCGATCGGATATTTCGCCGGATCGACCGCCTCCGCGAGGCGCTCCCGAATCCAGCGGTTCGTGCCGATCGGCACCGTGCTCTTCGTCACGACGATTTTCGGCCCGTCGACATGCTCCGCGATCGTGTCCAGCACTTGCTCCAGGTACATCAAGTTCGCGCTGCCGTCCGGATTGGACGGCGTGCCGACCGAAATCATCAGCAGCTCGCTCCCCGTCACGGCCGTCCGCGCGTCGGACGTGAACGAAATTTTCCCGTCCTGCAGCAGCTCGTCGAGCAGCTCGT
This DNA window, taken from Paenibacillus sp., encodes the following:
- a CDS encoding UDP-glucose/GDP-mannose dehydrogenase family protein, which translates into the protein MNITVIGSGYVGTTTALVLAKLGHRVIGYDVDDAKVDLLNRGVLPFREPGLDELLDELLQDGKISFTSDARTAVTGSELLMISVGTPSNPDGSANLMYLEQVLDTIAEHVDGPKIVVTKSTVPIGTNRWIRERLAEAVDPAKYPIDVVSNPEFLREGEALHDSFHPSRTVIGGDNPEAIEKVKQLYDGLPTTYFTCGYETAELIKYASNGFLAAKISFINEMARLADAVGADIADVAKGMGMDPRISPHHLYAGIGYGGSCFPKDVNELLHLAGRRSVPLKMLNQARKVNDSQIDWFLDKIEAAGPIAGKKALVLGAAFKEDTDDQRESPGVRLVERLLKRKAEEVRVLDPTVRSVEDIRWIKEPGPKKLQRVSVALDPAAAADGVHMIVLATPWRQFRDLPWSDWAARAAEPAVFDGRNFLDAEALTSLGFRYAGVARRNGR